Proteins from one Nicotiana tabacum cultivar K326 chromosome 23, ASM71507v2, whole genome shotgun sequence genomic window:
- the LOC107823576 gene encoding pentatricopeptide repeat-containing protein At1g31790-like: MEITSSYPKPPLFYTNTSSRNSKKWIPITTHSISNPPPLQFQLPLHRPHHKIHQPIKPEPKRTTNPTCTISDVLRLMDGLGLNIPVDIYVSLIKECTESRDPLKAVELYTHICKSDVIPSLPLLNRVLLMLVSCDCFQHARQLFDKMRVRNSKSWAAIIAGCVENDECEEALRLFLAMQSETGNLCKCGDLIDDGILVCVLKACVEMMNLELGKQIHGWLIKVGSCESFALSSFLIKFYGEFGYLESADNVFDHVPHCNTVVWTARIGNLCKEEQFEGAIRIFREMVREGVKKNSFTFSSVLKACGKLRDAGCCGQQVHASSIKVGLDMAGYVQCSLIDMYGKYGLLRDALRVFNAREDKSNIAYWNAMLMGCIHNGFGIEAIKVLYEMKKAGLQPHESLIKEVLLVCGSSNIEKMNT; this comes from the coding sequence ATGGAGATCACATCATCCTACCCAAAGCCACCATTGTTTTATACCAATACCTCTTCAAGAAACTCCAAGAAATGGATACCCATCACTACTCACTCCATCTCCAACCCCCCGCCCCTTCAATTTCAGTTGCCTTTACATAGACCCCACCACAAAATACACCAACCCATCAAACCTGAACCCAAGAGAACTACAAACCCAACATGCACAATCTCTGATGTTTTAAGGCTAATGGACGGTcttggccttaacatacctgttgaCATATACGTTTCACTTATCAAAGAATGCACTGAATCTCGTGACCCTTTAAAAGCTGTTGAGCTTTACACCCATATTTGTAAAAGTGATGTTATTCCTAGCTTGCCGCTACTCAACCGTGTGCTGTTGATGCTTGtttcttgtgattgttttcaACATGCGCGCCAACTGTTTGATAAAATGCGCGTCAGAAATTCTAAGTCTTGGGCTGCGATAATTGCGGGTTGTGTTGAAAATGATGAGTGCGAAGAAGCTTTGCGTTTGTTTTTGGCAATGCAGAGTGAGACTGGGAACTTATGTAAATGTGGTGATTTAATTGATGATGGGATTTTGGTATGTGTCCTTAAGGCTTGTGTGGAAATGATGAATTTAGAACTTGGGAAACAGATTCACGGGTGGTTAATTAAGGTGGGAAGTTGTGAAAGCTTCGCTTTGAGTAGTTTCTTGATCAAGTTCTATGGAGAGTTTGGTTATCTAGAAAGCGCAGATAATGTGTTCGATCATGTTCCACATTGTAATACAGTTGTTTGGACAGCTAGAATTGGCAATTTGTGTAAAGAGGAGCAGTTTGAAGGGGCCATAAGAATTTTCAGGGAGATGGTAAGAGAAGgagttaaaaaaaatagttttacatTTTCAAGTGTTCTTAAAGCTTGCGGGAAGTTGAGGGATGCTGGATGTTGTGGTCAACAGGTTCATGCTAGTTCTATCAAGGTAGGACTTGATATGGCTGGTTACGTGCAGTGTAGCTTGATTGACATGTATGGAAAATATGGGTTGCTAAGGGACGCACTGAGGGTTTTTAATGCGAGAGAGGATAAGAGTAATATTGCCTACTGGAATGCAATGCTGATGGGATGTATACACAATGGTTTCGGTATTGAAGCCATAAAGGTTCTCTATGAGATGAAAAAAGCTGGTTTGCAACCACATGAATCTTTGATTAAAGAAGTGTTGTTGGTTTGTGGGAGTAGTAATATTGAAAAAATGAATACTTGA